Part of the Candidatus Poribacteria bacterium genome is shown below.
CGCCGTTTAACACCACCGAGTTCCGTACCCGGACTTACCATTGAGGCGCGAACTTCAACCAACAATTGACCGGGCTTCGGCGCAGGCGTTTCCTGCTCCTCCGTCCAGATACGTCCCGCTTCATTCATCACCACAACTTTTCTCGTTTTACTCATAAACAATCCTCTCTGATTTTAATTCCGGTATGGTTCCAAATCAATCCCCGGATATGCTTGCGCAAGACGTGCAAGGGCTTCCGGCGTATAATACGCATCCCCAGGTGCGGGCCACCCTAAAACGCGCCGCACAGCTGGGGTCGTTTGCGTGACAAATTTCATATAGTTTGGGCTGCCCCAACCGGGCACTGGGCGCGTCGTTTTGCACCAATCGTCATTGTCTGCCCGATGGAAGTGATACCCCATCCACCCACGCTGTCTGTTCTTGTTCTCAAACGGTTGTGCCGCATGAACCAAGTAACTGGAACGGAACGACACACTCCCCGCTTTCGCCGTAAGCGGAACCGGATCCGCGAGTTCTCCTTTAAACTCACGCAGATCAGGAATACCCATTCCGCCTGCTCTACCGGGGTACTTCGCCCATATTTTATCCAACTGGCTCTGTGAACCTGGGCAGACAAGCATCGGTGCACCGTCTAATTCAATGTCGTGTGGGAAGATAGCGGTCAAAATATATCCGTACCGTTGCCAATCCGGGTGCGGTGGCAAAGGTGAGTTCGTCGCATTGTCGATGTGATAACCCTGCCACGGATGCTCGCTATGACGGCTATCGGTAAGTCCCTCTCGAAAGAATATCTGCCCATAACCGAGCCGAATTTCTTCGGTGTCTAACAGCTGCTTTGCAATCGCCAAATATGCTTCATTTTCAATCAGTTTATCTACCGCTTCCAACCCTGTCGGGAAATGTACCGCTTTTCCAAACGGACCCGCAAGTCGTTGCATATCACTGCGTTCTTGATATGCACTTTTCAGTGCGTCTGGCTGCGGCCCCCATTTCGCTTGATATTCGGCGTAAGTTAATCCATCGTATGCATTCCGTTCAATCTC
Proteins encoded:
- a CDS encoding phytanoyl-CoA dioxygenase family protein, producing the protein MQLTTQQLATWKRDGIIVVPNVFPPEIIAPALEEIERNAYDGLTYAEYQAKWGPQPDALKSAYQERSDMQRLAGPFGKAVHFPTGLEAVDKLIENEAYLAIAKQLLDTEEIRLGYGQIFFREGLTDSRHSEHPWQGYHIDNATNSPLPPHPDWQRYGYILTAIFPHDIELDGAPMLVCPGSQSQLDKIWAKYPGRAGGMGIPDLREFKGELADPVPLTAKAGSVSFRSSYLVHAAQPFENKNRQRGWMGYHFHRADNDDWCKTTRPVPGWGSPNYMKFVTQTTPAVRRVLGWPAPGDAYYTPEALARLAQAYPGIDLEPYRN